A genomic window from Caldalkalibacillus salinus includes:
- the ligA gene encoding NAD-dependent DNA ligase LigA, giving the protein MNKEQAQKRMEELYAQIEEHNYQYYVLDRPIVTDQEYDHMMQDLIRLEAEHPDLKAPHSPTERVGAEPLPHFQKVTHDIPMLSLGNVFDESELRDFDRRVRQGIGQENIEYVAELKIDGLAVSLRYEDGQFVSGATRGDGTTGEDITQNLKTIRAIPLKLREPVTLEVRGEAYMPKHEFEKLNQRREEKGEELFANPRNSAAGSLRQLDPKIVAQRHLSIFLYGIAQVQGLDIHSHSEGLEALERIGLKTNPETKVCHSVDELLDYIQYWTDRRAELPYEIDGIVIKVNHIQYQEQLGFTAKSPRWATAYKFPAEESVTILKDIEVNVGRTGAVTPTALLEPVSLAGTTVKRASLHNEDLIREKDIRIGDHVVVKKAGDIIPEVVAVVEERRDGTEKEYHMPTHCPECHAELVRIEEEVALRCINPKCPAQIKEGMIHYVSRNAMNIDGLGERVIIQLYDQGLIREVADLYYLDRDELLQLERMGEKSVDNLLHAIEQSKENSLEKLIFGLGIRLVGAKAARLLAAQFETMDRLMDATEEELEAINEVGPKMAESIVTYFDNPEVCALVERLSVAGVNMAYKGPKLQEAEAVDSPFAGQTVVITGTLEHFKRNELKEQLQGLGAKVTGSVSKNTDMLIAGENAGSKLDKANDLNVRVIDENELINLLSPPE; this is encoded by the coding sequence TTGAATAAAGAACAAGCGCAAAAACGTATGGAAGAACTATATGCTCAAATCGAAGAACATAACTATCAGTATTATGTTTTAGATCGCCCGATTGTCACAGACCAAGAGTATGATCACATGATGCAAGATCTCATACGTCTCGAGGCAGAGCACCCTGACCTTAAAGCGCCCCATTCGCCAACAGAGAGAGTAGGGGCTGAACCTTTGCCTCATTTTCAAAAAGTCACACATGACATTCCAATGCTGAGCTTAGGGAACGTCTTTGACGAAAGCGAGTTAAGAGATTTTGATCGACGCGTCAGGCAGGGGATCGGCCAGGAAAATATAGAGTATGTTGCAGAGCTGAAAATAGACGGATTAGCGGTGTCCTTACGTTACGAAGATGGTCAATTTGTAAGCGGCGCTACACGTGGAGATGGCACAACTGGGGAAGATATCACGCAGAATTTGAAGACGATCCGTGCGATTCCGCTCAAGCTACGTGAACCTGTCACACTTGAAGTACGCGGGGAAGCGTATATGCCTAAGCATGAATTTGAAAAGCTGAATCAAAGAAGAGAGGAAAAAGGTGAAGAGCTGTTTGCTAATCCTCGTAATTCAGCGGCAGGGTCTTTGAGACAGTTAGATCCTAAAATCGTAGCGCAGCGTCATTTGAGTATTTTTCTATACGGGATTGCTCAAGTCCAAGGGTTGGATATTCACTCCCACTCTGAGGGTCTAGAGGCCCTCGAAAGAATCGGATTGAAGACGAATCCAGAGACTAAAGTGTGCCATTCCGTAGATGAACTCTTAGACTATATTCAATATTGGACGGACCGTAGAGCCGAGCTTCCTTATGAAATTGACGGCATTGTCATTAAAGTGAATCATATTCAATACCAAGAGCAACTCGGCTTTACCGCTAAAAGTCCGCGTTGGGCCACAGCTTATAAATTCCCAGCGGAAGAATCGGTCACGATCCTTAAGGATATTGAAGTTAATGTAGGACGAACAGGGGCTGTGACGCCCACTGCCCTTTTAGAGCCTGTGAGTCTAGCTGGGACAACGGTGAAACGTGCGTCCCTGCACAATGAGGACTTAATAAGAGAGAAAGATATACGAATCGGGGACCACGTGGTCGTGAAAAAAGCGGGAGACATTATCCCTGAGGTGGTTGCCGTGGTAGAGGAACGTCGGGACGGGACAGAAAAAGAGTACCATATGCCGACGCATTGTCCAGAATGCCATGCAGAGCTTGTACGCATTGAAGAAGAGGTCGCTTTACGTTGTATTAATCCTAAATGTCCAGCCCAAATCAAAGAGGGAATGATACACTACGTATCTAGAAATGCTATGAACATTGATGGACTAGGGGAGCGTGTCATTATACAGCTATATGACCAAGGTCTTATCCGAGAGGTGGCTGATCTCTACTATCTTGATCGAGATGAACTCTTACAGCTCGAACGTATGGGGGAAAAATCTGTCGATAATCTCCTACATGCCATTGAACAAAGTAAAGAGAACTCTCTAGAGAAACTCATTTTTGGACTCGGTATCAGACTCGTTGGTGCGAAAGCAGCGAGACTCTTAGCAGCACAATTTGAGACGATGGATCGCTTAATGGATGCGACAGAAGAAGAGCTAGAAGCTATTAATGAAGTGGGGCCTAAGATGGCGGAGAGCATCGTCACGTACTTCGACAATCCGGAAGTATGCGCTTTGGTTGAACGGTTAAGTGTAGCCGGTGTTAACATGGCGTATAAGGGACCAAAGCTACAAGAGGCAGAAGCAGTTGACTCTCCTTTTGCTGGACAGACTGTGGTCATTACGGGCACATTAGAACATTTCAAACGTAATGAGCTGAAAGAACAACTTCAAGGCTTAGGAGCAAAAGTCACAGGAAGTGTATCCAAGAATACAGACATGCTCATAGCAGGTGAAAATGCCGGGTCTAAGCTAGATAAAGCGAATGATCTAAACGTAAGGGTCATTGATGAAAACGAGCTTATAAATCTGTTATCACCTCCTGAGTAA
- a CDS encoding sodium-dependent transporter, translating to MNNTGLEHNQREQWASRLGFMLAAMGSAVGLGNIWRFSYVAGESGGGAFLLLYLVCVIFIGIPILMAEFTIGRHAKSDAVGSFQKLAPGRPYVIAGFMGVASAFIILSFYGVIAGWTLKYIVSYLTGQMGAAVASEEGVGAFFGGFISSPVEPIFWQFLFMIITISIVYMGVKKGIEKTNKILMPTLAVLVIILALYSMSLGGASEAFAFLFSPDWSIFTNPLDNTEVYLAALGQAFFSLSLGMGALITYGSYLSKNEKLPGAALGVASLDTTFAILAGLMIFPAVFAFGIDPAEGPGLVFVVLPEIFGSLGFVGTIVGLAFFFLIAAAALSSAVSLLEVAVAYFMRRFNWTRQKTSILIGGIIFLLGIPSSLGLGVMDQFTYIGERDFLDSMDFIASNIFLPLGGLIIALFAGWGWNKTEALKESDFGDTFLGNAWIFVLRYVAPIVIFVIFLQSSGILKILGFEL from the coding sequence ATGAATAATACTGGTTTAGAGCACAATCAACGCGAACAGTGGGCGTCGCGTTTAGGCTTTATGCTCGCTGCAATGGGTTCCGCTGTTGGTTTAGGTAACATCTGGAGGTTTTCCTACGTTGCGGGGGAAAGCGGAGGAGGCGCCTTCCTATTACTCTATCTAGTCTGTGTCATATTCATAGGTATACCCATTTTGATGGCTGAGTTCACGATTGGGAGACATGCCAAGAGTGATGCCGTCGGTTCATTTCAGAAATTAGCGCCAGGCAGACCTTATGTAATAGCTGGTTTCATGGGTGTTGCTTCAGCGTTTATCATTTTATCATTTTATGGCGTCATAGCAGGGTGGACACTTAAATACATTGTGAGTTACTTAACAGGTCAGATGGGAGCAGCGGTTGCTTCCGAAGAAGGTGTTGGCGCTTTCTTTGGTGGGTTTATTTCCAGTCCCGTTGAACCAATATTTTGGCAATTCCTCTTTATGATCATTACAATCAGTATTGTTTATATGGGTGTTAAAAAAGGGATTGAGAAAACAAATAAAATCTTGATGCCGACTTTAGCCGTTCTCGTCATCATTTTAGCTTTATACTCAATGAGCTTAGGTGGGGCATCAGAAGCATTTGCATTCTTGTTTTCTCCGGATTGGAGCATTTTTACAAACCCTCTAGACAATACAGAGGTTTACTTAGCAGCTTTAGGACAAGCCTTTTTCTCACTTAGCTTAGGGATGGGGGCTCTCATTACATATGGAAGCTATCTGTCCAAGAACGAGAAGCTACCGGGCGCAGCACTCGGTGTCGCCTCACTGGATACGACATTTGCAATTCTTGCAGGACTCATGATTTTCCCTGCGGTATTCGCTTTTGGTATTGATCCAGCGGAAGGTCCTGGACTCGTATTTGTAGTTTTGCCTGAAATTTTCGGAAGTTTAGGGTTCGTGGGGACGATTGTCGGTCTCGCTTTCTTCTTCCTTATAGCAGCTGCAGCATTATCTTCAGCAGTATCGCTATTAGAGGTTGCAGTGGCTTACTTCATGCGTCGCTTTAACTGGACTCGACAGAAAACAAGTATTCTTATCGGTGGCATTATCTTTTTACTCGGTATTCCATCATCTCTAGGGCTAGGTGTTATGGACCAATTCACTTATATTGGTGAAAGAGATTTCCTAGATAGCATGGACTTCATTGCGTCTAATATCTTTTTACCTCTAGGTGGTTTAATTATCGCCTTGTTTGCGGGTTGGGGATGGAATAAGACTGAGGCACTCAAAGAGTCTGACTTCGGAGATACGTTCCTCGGAAACGCGTGGATATTTGTTCTTAGATATGTTGCGCCGAT
- a CDS encoding cobalamin-binding protein: MRIVSICPSNTELLAYLGAVHEIVGVDNFSDWPKEIDHLPRLGPDLDIDMDAVEELNPDLVVASLSVPGMEKNITQLKERGLSYIVLNPNSLEDIGDSLLTLGKRIGREEIAVNIRQQYRRFIELYKSKSEEVTHRPLLYWEWWAKPVFTPGRKNWLTDLSELAGGRNAFATEPQASVQTSWEDVAKRDPDHICLVWVGVQQNRVKPAIVYKRVEFKDITAVKRNQVHVLDEPLYCRPSPRLLTGLMKLAALLHPTIYPDYVEGDEWQDIQ, from the coding sequence ATGAGGATCGTATCTATATGTCCGAGTAATACTGAGTTACTCGCTTATTTAGGTGCGGTACATGAGATTGTAGGAGTAGACAATTTTTCGGATTGGCCTAAGGAAATAGACCATCTTCCACGTTTAGGTCCAGACTTAGATATCGATATGGATGCTGTTGAGGAGCTTAACCCAGATTTAGTTGTCGCCTCTCTTAGTGTACCAGGTATGGAGAAGAACATTACACAGCTAAAGGAAAGAGGACTTTCCTATATCGTGCTAAATCCTAACAGTCTAGAAGATATTGGTGATAGTCTCCTTACTCTAGGGAAACGTATCGGACGTGAGGAAATAGCTGTCAACATTCGACAACAATACAGGCGTTTTATTGAATTATACAAATCAAAGTCTGAAGAGGTCACTCACCGTCCTCTTCTATACTGGGAATGGTGGGCGAAGCCCGTATTTACACCGGGAAGGAAAAACTGGTTAACAGATCTAAGTGAACTGGCAGGGGGACGAAACGCTTTTGCAACAGAGCCCCAAGCGAGTGTGCAGACCAGTTGGGAGGACGTGGCCAAACGAGATCCGGACCATATATGCTTAGTATGGGTAGGGGTCCAACAGAATCGAGTGAAACCAGCAATCGTTTATAAAAGGGTTGAATTTAAGGACATAACGGCTGTTAAAAGGAATCAAGTTCATGTGTTGGACGAACCTCTTTATTGTCGTCCATCTCCGAGACTGCTAACAGGACTGATGAAACTAGCGGCCCTTCTGCACCCTACTATTTACCCTGATTATGTAGAGGGTGATGAGTGGCAAGACATTCAGTGA